The following DNA comes from Salvelinus namaycush isolate Seneca chromosome 39, SaNama_1.0, whole genome shotgun sequence.
gcagaacgttctccacggcgtctccagactctgtcacgtctgtcacatgtgctcatgtgctcagtgtgaacctgctttcatctgtgaagagcacagggcgccagtggcgaatttgccaatcttggtgttctctggcaaatgccaaacgtcctgcacggtgttgggctgtaagcacaacccccacctgtggacgtcgggccctcataccaccctcatggagtctgtttctgaccgtttgagcagacacatgcacatttgtggcctgctggaggtcattttgcagggcgctggcagtgcacctccttgcacaaaggcggaggtagcggtcctgctgctgggttgttgccctcctacggcctcctccacgtctcctgatgtactggcctgtctcctggtagcgcctccatgctctggacactacgctgacagacacagcaaaccttcttgccacagctcgcattgatgtgccatcctggatgaactgcactacctgagccacttgtgtgggttgtagactccgtctcatgctaccactagagtgagagcaccgccagcattcaaaagtgaccaaaacatcagccaggaagcataggaactgagaagtggtctgtggtcaccacctgcagaatcactccttttttgggggtgtcttgctaattgcctataatttccacctgttgtctattccatttgcacaacagcatgtgacatttattgtcaatcagtgttgcttcctaagtggacagtttgatttcacagaagtgtgattgacttggagttacattgtgttgtttaagtgttccctttatttttttgagcagtgtagtttctataaagaaaatacaaaaacgaCATTGATTTACAGCGAGACCCGCAAAGGACCGGATATTTATCAGATTAAATGAAATGTACATGTATTTCCAAGAGCAACGTGGACATACACTGCATATCAGAGGACAACCGTTTTCAATGACATTCGCATAATCACTCCAATCTGTATAATACACGACTTCTACACAAATCAATAAAAATGGAAAATAACCTCTCTCCTATGGTTATTTATGGTGAAACAATTCCGTTGTCAAACACTTTGTGTTGTTAATACATACTGTACCTTCAGTCCCAGTCTCCCACACAGACATTTTGGCCATAGAGCAAAGTGTCTCGTAGCCTGTTTACACCAGACTGAATGCAGGGTTCACCACTGTTTCAATAGACAGTGGGTACACATGGATGCGCATCACAATGATAAAATATAAACTAAACTGGACAACCTAGTCACCATTTTGAATAATTCTATTGACACAGAAGCGCTACTGTACCTAGCAAAATAGTGTCGCAGCGATAGCTAACTAAACCATTTTAGCAGGCTAGCTTATCATTTTGGctaactatggggcaaaacaatTCACAAATGTACCGTTAATTAGCCAACGCAAAATCTCTTCTGCGAGCAAACACTGCAGCGGGTTCTATGGCATCTCCACTTTCCAAGCATATTGAGCTCAGCATTCAGTCTGTTTTAACCAGGCTAAAGGTATTGTTTGTCTAACACAAAGTTAACAGTCCATCCTCATACTCCTAGGTCTGGCTTCAGGGTGATGTTTACcataggtacagatctaggatcatatTCCCCTCCCCCAACCTTAACCATTTAGTGGAGGAAAGTGAAAACTGActcaagatcagcatctaggggaaACTTCCCCCTACACCCCGGGGTCAGAGTCGGAGGAGTCGCTGTAGTCTGCAACCAGTGACGTCCTCAACACCCCAGAGCAACTACTGTCATGGTCCTCCAGCACTGTCCCACAATCCTCTCCTTTCGATCgtcctctgtcctcttcttctgTGGTGGTGTTAAGAATCTGCATCTCCAGAGATCTCATGTGAGTTTCAACCATTTCCAGTCTCTGCTCAGGCGGTGCAACTCCCAAATCTGTCCCCCCAGTCCTTTGTGTTTGTGCAACGTGTAACTCCTTCCCCTCCGGCGAGAGACTGTTTCCTAGATCATTGGTTCCTGGGTCTGATTTCCTGCGGGTGACTGTAGCGCAAGCCTCTGGTTTGTTCCCAGAGCCCTCGGTCCTCCTGTGGATAACCACACACAAACTATCAATCAACTGTGTAGCAAATATGGGGAACCCACTGCAACAGGTTAGCACAACGACAAGGTGGCTTAGGTTACATGAACATTACTGGGCCTGTTTTCACAAAGCGTttcagagtaggagtactgatctagggTCAGGTCCCTCCTGTCCATGTCATCTTATTCATTATCATCTAGAAGGGAAAACTGATTCATACTTTATGATGTTGATAGATCCACTAACATtcatgtaaattgtaaagtattttgacTGTGAAGTCTATTTAGTTGTGTGTCGGGCCCAAGGAAGATTATCTGTCGTCATTGGCGTCAGCAAATGGGAAAATTCAAATTCCCCCATTCATTGACCTACCTCCTTATGAGACTGTGTGGGTTCGGGGAGGAGGCTTGGGGACCCAGGGCTTTGGCCACAGCAGCACCTTTCCCCTGTAGGCCCAGCTTCTGAAGTAGGCTGCCTGCAGCGCTACCTGGTGTCAGAGTGGGGGAACTGAACCAGGAGCGGCTAGAGATCTCCTTCCGCTTGTAGTTCTGCCTGTCATCGTAGGCTAGAGGAAGGggatgaggagagaaggaggcatggtgttcttttatgaaaaagtagtgtgtgtgtgtgtatgtgtgtgtacgtgtgtgtgtgtgtatgtatgtgtgtggacTTGCCTGTGTTATAGTGTGTATGAACAGTGTATGATTGAGAGTCTGGTTTAGAGTGCATTattattctctgtgtgtgtggtgtacatGCCCACTTACAGTCAGGAGCTGTGTAGGTGAGCAGTGCTGCTAGTTTCTTGTCCTCCTCTTTCTCAGGCAGCAGAGGGATGGACAGATTTGTCCTCTTTCTCACGGCGttgtctttctcctcctcctccgccaTCACTTTCTTCTCAGTCTGCGTATTAGATCAGTGGAGATGAACAGTTAAGTCAGCAGCCCTGAAGACAGACCTACACCTATCCACCCTATTTACACAACGTACATGCTATCCAGTTACGCAAGTCCCATTGAGATACATCTCTTTTACAAGGGGCTTCTCACATCCTCGCCGCCTTTTAAACCATACTGGAGGAAAAACTTCCAGGGTCCCTCCACACTGACCTACTTCTCCAATGCGTTTTAAGGAGGCAAGGACATAGGATacgaggaatcaaggaaagactATTTGACAAAGAGTCAGAGTAATTCCATGGGCGAATCCcaatcctctctctttcctcctgaagtgtgcactcgttcactactccccacaaatgtaaaagcattggattggtgtaggcATGGCTAGAACAAGTGTACACttcaggagaagggtagagatTCTAAATGTGGCCTCGAGTGCAttgtaaattgtaattacttcgctactatggaccatttattgccttacctcctcacgccatttgcacacactgtatatagactttctttttttcctatgtgttattgactgtatgtttgtttattccatgtgtaactctgtgttgttgtttgtgtcgcactgctttgctttatcttggccaggtcgcagttgtaaatgataacttgttctcaactagcctacctggttaaataaaggtgaaatcaaatcaaataaataaacagTTATGATCTGAATACAGTGCATTTACCCTGAACTTCCTGCGGAGCTTGCTGTTGAGTATGAAGTCGTCCTTCCATCCAGCCTGGTGATCCTGTAGctcagacagagagggaagagccTTCCTCAGTTTCTCCTTGTCCTTACCACCGTGGTCCAGCTTATACATGGGGTCCGTCTCTAACTTCTCCTTCTCACTACGCTctggggagacacacagaggGAGCAGGGACGGGAAAGGAGGGGGGGATAGgggggtggtagagagagggaaataaGTGGGGTAGGTGAGAAAAGAAGAGAGCACacgagagagataaagaaatgGAAGACAATGAGGCCTAAGAAATGAGCAGACAAGACACAGGAATGGAGTTATAAATTAACTGATATCAATAGTGCCATTGTTGGAAGAGAATTGGAGTCCATTCTGTTTTGTGGTTTGACGTATTAAAGAATAAGAGGTCACTAAAAGGTCGCTGAGAGGTCAAATGTCATTAGTTGCCAGGGATGAGGATGTTTGTTGACAGCCATGTCCCATccttcctctcacacacacacacacacacacacacacacctaacagaATGTAAGGTCAACGAGGAGAAATAAGTTACCTGTAGTGAGGATCTGTTCATTGTCAGCCATGtcccatctctcctccttccgcTGCGCACCGCACACGATGACGTAATCACAGGTGGCTGGGTCCGTCTGCATCTCAATGTAGTTCACACACAGGTGACACTTCATCCGGAACCTGAAGAGGAGCACACAGGTAAACACGCACAGATGTATGTACTGGCCTTCAGTGTGTCTGATTGAGATGTGTCTGGTCTTACCTGTAGATTGGCGTGGTGTAGTAGGTCCCCACTTTCTTCTTCTCAGCGTTATAACGTACACCTGAGTGACACAAATGTATGATAAGAAATGGCTGTAATTAATTATGTTTCTGAAAAAGGAAAACGTATAGCAACTTGCTGGAAAActgagaatgtaagagagagagcgagcttacCCATGCCGATGTGATTCTTGCAGCCATCACACCAGATATTATAGGGCATCTCAAACCTGTGAAAATACATAGACAAGAGTCAGTTTCCTGTAAGCCATCAAACTACTGaatttgatgtgtgtgtttgtgttactgACCGGATGATGAGGATACCCTGGGACAGTTTCCTGGCCCTCTCTCGTAGAGCATGGGTTCCATGGTAACCATTGAGGGAGCCATGctagagaaagggaggggggggaaATGGAAGGGGGGaaaaagagaaagtgagaaaaGAGTCAGAGTGAGAACAGGTTGAAAGAGGCTCACGTGTAGATTGATTTCTTAACTCCATTAACCTATTGCGCATCTATTATTATATGTGATGATGGTCAGTAGTCATATTTACCTTCTGTGGGTCGAAGTCCGGAGGGTAGTAATGGTTTTGTCCTTTCCTCTCACCCTGAGAAAGGAGACATGGAAAAAGAGGAAAGTGTgaacattgttacgttacagtaaCATATTCGGTTTTCTTACATGGATAAGGGAAAGGGGGAACACCTAGTCAGTATTCAACACACTAGTAGCTAACAGTGTCCTTGGAAAATGTGCTCTTTTGTCCACCACTGGTGGCACCAGCTTTTCTCTATATGGATAAGGGGAAGGGGGAataactagtcagttgtacaactcccgcatttaacccaacctttCTTAATTAGATAGGTGCTGCCTTTAAATCGACATCCTCGTCACGGCGCCCGgtgagcagttgttgttgggggttaactgccttgctcaagggcagaatggcagatttatccaccttgccggctcagggattagaaccagcgacctttcggttgctggcccaacgctcttaaccgcaaggctacctgccgctccagtGGGGCTTCCTCACTGAGGAAACCTGGTGCCACCAGTTGTGGACAAACACTAAAAGAGCTAATTTTACAAGGACGCTAATGTTAGCTACTAGTGTGTTGAACACATTTTGATGTAGCCTGAAAACGTACCATGTTGTTAGCTTGTACAGCGCACTAGAAGATAGCCTTTGTCACCTAGGGAGAAAACACACGGTCATATCTTCGTTTTTGTGTTTACAAATGTTTGCACACCTTGAAGTTAGCTATCTAACTTAGACGTTCGAAATAAGATAGCTTATTTGCAAGCACAACTGCTAGCATAGCTAACTATCTCACGCTACCATCTTGAATAATATGCAAAAAAAACGTTTTAGGAATGTAACAGGAGATGTGTAATTAACACGAATTGTAACCGAAACCTAACTGTTTTCGAAGAAAACAATTGAGATATCACAAAGTAGCGTGCTCCTTACTGTTTTCCAAAGCATTAGCTAGCAGAACAAAATCGACAACAGTGCATACACAAAAACGTCACTTCCGTTTTGTGAGTAACGTCACACATTGGGGTCTGCTTTTTTTTTAATCGTCTCTGATTAATTGTGCTTGTACAAAGATTTCTACTTTTTGTGAAGATATTTTCGTATACTTATTTTTGTACCCCAAGACCCATTGGAAAAGTCCACAACTATGACAATTCACCTTTTTACCTCCCTCTGTTATAAGTTGTTATGATGAAAACCAGAGCGTCCATCAAAGTGAAGGGACATGGGCAGTCAGGAGACAGGTCAAAACTCCTGGATAATATCAACATAACTCAGTTAGCATAGGCCTACTCACACATGGCACTGGACTCTGGAGAAAcctcagactgtgtgtgtctgccagggGGGTTATAACTAGAGTTTTGACCTGATGGATGTGCCAGAGACGTGAGGGATACCCACTACAGGTGTCTCCCTTAACAGAGAGAAGAAACAGTCTGACAGGTAATGACTGAGAGTGGGAAAATACATTCTCTCCATAACCATTCTATTCTGGATCTTGGTCTGACCTGGGTCAGTACAGTATGTCAAATAGGCCTAGGCCCTACTTACATGACCATGATTGAACCGGACTGTCTCTCCAGCTTTTAAAGgattttttttgaatttcacaTATCTCTGAATATGAAAATATTTCCCCCACCAAAAAAGATGACAAAAGTAGCTTTTTAGGCTACTGACTTCTGTGTCAATTTCTGGGAAGGTCTGGGAAAATGATGGGCTGCTGTCTATCAAGGATCAGGTGATTAGGACTGGAGGGAGGGATGCAGGGTAAGGAatggaatggaagggagagatcAGGGATACAGcaagaaggatggagagagggagggagggatggataaagtgagagggggatggagatgTTGTgggtggaaggagggagggatcagGGATAGAGGGAGACTCAAAAGGATGGATGGAGAAAGAGATACTCAGGGTGGatggaggggggaaaggagacagatggagggatagagggaaagatatTCCCGGGGCAGGTGTCTGTCTGATCCAGATTTACGTTGTAAACAGCATTCCGAAGTTTGATATTCTGTGGCATTGAGTTTGACATTCTGTGGATAAATCCCCTTAGAATGCTTCCCATTACAGGAACGCTGCTCCCATCTAACATTCCTGCCCGGCACAGACAGACAAGCCCTATATGGGCTGACCCAGAGAGACCAGCCCTCTCCGCGGTCCAACCACCGCTAGGAATGCACAAGCCAGCAATGCTCAGGAAGAGACATCGATCTGACCTGTCTGTCTATCAGTCTGTTAGTACCATggatccatcccttcatccctccatcagtACATGTCCCTATCACTCTATCAGTCTGTCCAGTGGATCCCTCCGCGATCTAGGCCTAGATTACTCTATCATTCTATCAGTCTGATAGAAAGGATCCCTCCTCTAGGGCTAAATGGGTCTATCAGTCTATCAATGGGACATCTCAGAGAGTGATATGTCTATTGCCAGGAATCTACAGACAGCAACCTCAGAAATAGCTCTCTCCTAAACCAGTAGAAGCCCTTACAGAGTAGGATAAGTTCCCCCTAGTCATGGTCACTTTTGCATCTTTCTCCCTTAATGGTTCATGTTAGCAGGCCGTGTTGGGGGGACTTTAGCTCAGTTGGTCCTAGAACTGTGCTTAGAGAGCCTGTTGCACCATCGAACAACACTGTAAGCCcatcagacagagacaggcagactcTGAACCCTTCCAAGAGAGTTTATCTTTATTTACTGCTCTACACCAA
Coding sequences within:
- the LOC120032915 gene encoding coiled-coil domain-containing protein 130 homolog: MGERKGQNHYYPPDFDPQKHGSLNGYHGTHALRERARKLSQGILIIRFEMPYNIWCDGCKNHIGMGVRYNAEKKKVGTYYTTPIYRFRMKCHLCVNYIEMQTDPATCDYVIVCGAQRKEERWDMADNEQILTTERSEKEKLETDPMYKLDHGGKDKEKLRKALPSLSELQDHQAGWKDDFILNSKLRRKFRTEKKVMAEEEEKDNAVRKRTNLSIPLLPEKEEDKKLAALLTYTAPDSYDDRQNYKRKEISSRSWFSSPTLTPGSAAGSLLQKLGLQGKGAAVAKALGPQASSPNPHSLIRRRTEGSGNKPEACATVTRRKSDPGTNDLGNSLSPEGKELHVAQTQRTGGTDLGVAPPEQRLEMVETHMRSLEMQILNTTTEEEDRGRSKGEDCGTVLEDHDSSCSGVLRTSLVADYSDSSDSDPGV